From a single Pirellulales bacterium genomic region:
- the eat gene encoding ethanolamine permease has product MTNDPSAHGAGAEYEHVGSGYFSQRQLKRGAASWISLVGLGVAYVISGDFAGWQFGLKYGGWGGLLMAALLMAVMYTCMCFALAELSAAIPTAGGGYGFARRAFGPLGGFLTGTAILIEYAIAPAAIVVFIGDYCKSYFGIAGWPVYLSFYAVFIGIHAFGAGEALKLIFTITAIAAAALLVFIVAMIPHFNPQNLFDIPVADPNEAVGASRFLPLGYLGIWAAIPYGMWFFLAIEGVPLAAEETRNPQRDLPRGLLGGIAVLLLFGSLILVFGPGGAGSKAIMEAGAPLVAALEAPAAYGESTGASKLVNLVGLAGLIASFFSIIYGYSRLIFALSRAGYLPRWLSLTNRRQSPYMALIIPGVVGFLLSLTKQGDLLVLVSVFGATISYVLMMAAHIALRIKEPQLPRPYRTPGGIVTSGIALVLAVAAAVAGVFVDLKAILWAAIVYAAFIVYFAFYSRHHLVAEAPGEGD; this is encoded by the coding sequence ATGACGAACGATCCCTCTGCGCACGGAGCAGGAGCCGAATATGAACATGTGGGTTCCGGCTATTTCTCCCAGCGTCAACTGAAACGGGGGGCGGCAAGCTGGATATCGCTCGTTGGTCTCGGAGTCGCATACGTCATTTCTGGAGATTTTGCCGGTTGGCAATTCGGTTTGAAGTATGGAGGCTGGGGTGGACTGCTGATGGCCGCGCTGCTGATGGCAGTCATGTATACGTGCATGTGTTTTGCGCTGGCCGAACTGTCGGCAGCGATTCCAACGGCGGGGGGAGGCTATGGATTTGCCCGCCGAGCCTTTGGACCGCTGGGCGGATTCTTGACCGGCACGGCGATCTTGATTGAATATGCCATCGCTCCAGCGGCAATCGTCGTTTTCATTGGCGACTACTGTAAGTCGTACTTTGGCATCGCGGGCTGGCCTGTTTACTTGAGTTTCTACGCCGTCTTCATTGGCATTCATGCCTTCGGCGCAGGCGAGGCCCTGAAGCTGATTTTCACCATTACGGCGATTGCAGCCGCGGCGCTGCTGGTATTTATCGTGGCGATGATTCCGCATTTCAATCCGCAGAATCTATTCGACATTCCCGTGGCGGATCCAAACGAGGCCGTCGGCGCGAGCCGCTTCTTACCGCTGGGCTACTTAGGCATTTGGGCGGCCATTCCCTATGGAATGTGGTTTTTTCTGGCGATCGAAGGCGTTCCGCTGGCGGCCGAGGAAACCCGAAACCCGCAGCGCGATTTACCCCGCGGGCTGCTGGGGGGTATCGCTGTGTTGTTGTTGTTCGGCTCGCTGATCCTCGTCTTCGGGCCGGGCGGGGCAGGATCGAAGGCGATCATGGAAGCAGGAGCGCCACTGGTGGCGGCGCTCGAAGCCCCCGCCGCGTACGGCGAATCGACTGGGGCATCGAAACTCGTCAATTTGGTCGGCTTGGCCGGACTCATCGCAAGCTTCTTCTCGATCATCTACGGGTATTCGCGGTTGATCTTCGCGTTGTCGCGGGCGGGCTACTTGCCCAGGTGGTTGTCGTTGACCAATCGGCGGCAGTCACCGTATATGGCACTGATTATACCAGGCGTTGTCGGCTTCTTGCTTTCGCTCACCAAACAGGGAGACTTGCTCGTCCTGGTCTCGGTCTTTGGCGCGACGATTTCGTATGTGCTGATGATGGCTGCCCACATTGCGCTGCGGATCAAAGAGCCGCAACTGCCTCGCCCCTACCGAACGCCGGGCGGCATTGTCACCTCGGGAATTGCGCTGGTGCTCGCCGTGGCGGCGGCCGTCGCCGGAGTGTTCGTCGATCTCAAGGCAATCTTGTGGGCGGCGATCGTCTATGCGGCGTTCATCGTCTATTTTGCGTTCTATAGTCGGCATCATCTGGTGGCCGAGGCACCGGGAGAAGGCGATTGA
- a CDS encoding PAS domain S-box protein: protein MSTKCDKLLTRDEYAGVLDALRQPTVVLDVSGIIVYFNEAWPAIHSTLGRRDPSHGLGRSYFDYCNAEATGQAIRAGLRNVIDGTQDSFTLAYAAGGEDDQRWFLLRARRTLIEGRILVVVRHEDISERKSTETALRTRNEWLERSIEGSSDGIWDWDLRTNELAFSSRCKKLLGYSEDEQLPKLFSTFEEHLHPDDFQHTMIAIQRHINEGVPYDIEYRLRNRQGEYRWFRVRGKVVHNDRGEPMRMAGSLQDITELKAAQIALKESEERSRSILETVVDGILTADERGVIQSVNSAILRLTGYSAEELIGKDVRMLIPERQRANHDLALKQYLDSGQPKILGIGRPVKVQHRDGTIFSAEITLGEFESGSRRIFTGVLRKTQAPVPSAPLAPIDTHGMANISSFANHG from the coding sequence ATGTCAACGAAGTGCGACAAGCTGCTCACGCGCGACGAATATGCCGGCGTCCTCGATGCGTTGCGACAGCCGACCGTCGTGCTCGACGTATCGGGAATCATCGTCTATTTCAACGAGGCGTGGCCGGCGATTCACAGCACTTTGGGCCGACGCGACCCCAGTCACGGCCTGGGCCGCAGCTACTTCGATTACTGCAACGCGGAAGCCACCGGGCAAGCCATCCGAGCCGGTTTGCGCAACGTGATCGACGGCACGCAAGACAGCTTTACGCTGGCCTACGCGGCCGGCGGTGAAGACGACCAACGCTGGTTCCTGCTGCGAGCTCGCCGCACCCTGATCGAGGGAAGAATTCTGGTGGTCGTCCGTCACGAAGATATTTCCGAACGTAAATCGACGGAAACTGCCTTGCGCACTCGCAACGAATGGCTCGAGCGGTCGATCGAAGGCTCCAGCGATGGCATCTGGGACTGGGACTTGCGCACCAACGAACTCGCTTTTTCATCGCGCTGCAAGAAATTACTCGGCTACTCCGAAGACGAACAGCTTCCCAAATTGTTTTCCACGTTCGAGGAGCATCTTCACCCCGACGATTTTCAACATACGATGATCGCCATTCAGCGGCACATTAACGAAGGCGTGCCCTACGACATTGAATATCGGCTGCGCAACCGGCAGGGGGAATATCGCTGGTTTCGCGTCCGCGGCAAAGTGGTCCACAACGATCGCGGCGAACCAATGCGGATGGCCGGTTCGCTGCAAGACATTACCGAGTTGAAGGCGGCGCAAATTGCCCTGAAAGAGAGCGAAGAGCGGTCGCGATCGATCTTGGAGACGGTCGTCGATGGCATTCTCACGGCCGATGAGCGTGGCGTGATTCAGTCGGTAAACTCGGCCATCTTGCGGCTAACCGGCTATTCGGCGGAAGAGTTGATCGGCAAAGACGTGCGAATGCTGATTCCAGAAAGGCAGCGAGCCAACCATGATTTGGCGCTGAAGCAATACCTCGATTCGGGTCAACCCAAGATCCTGGGGATCGGCCGGCCCGTCAAAGTCCAACATCGAGACGGCACGATTTTTTCGGCCGAAATCACGCTCGGCGAATTCGAAAGCGGCAGCCGGCGGATCTTCACGGGAGTGCTGCGAAAAACGCAAGCGCCGGTTCCATCTGCGCCTTTAGCACCGATCGATACTCATGGAATGGCCAACATTTCATCGTTTGCGAATCATGGATAG
- a CDS encoding N-acetyltransferase: protein MKVIIRAEKPGEETAIRALHDLAFSSPFEGELVDNLRSAGRLTISRVAIDGDKVVGHIALSPVTVGPSNVGLGLAPLGVLPESQRQSIGSNLVLDALGQCAAIGTGIIVVLGAPEYYGRFGFKPAANWNLIDEYDGGAAFQAIALDATAIPAEGGLVKYSPEFSIFAA from the coding sequence ATGAAGGTGATCATTCGAGCAGAGAAACCGGGCGAAGAAACCGCCATCCGCGCGCTTCATGACCTGGCGTTTTCCAGTCCCTTTGAAGGGGAGTTGGTCGACAACTTACGCAGCGCTGGTCGGCTGACCATTTCGCGCGTGGCCATCGATGGCGACAAAGTCGTAGGCCACATTGCACTTAGCCCAGTGACCGTTGGCCCATCGAACGTTGGCTTGGGACTTGCTCCATTGGGCGTGTTGCCCGAATCTCAACGGCAATCGATCGGCTCGAACCTCGTGCTGGATGCGCTTGGCCAGTGCGCGGCGATTGGTACTGGAATCATTGTCGTACTCGGCGCGCCGGAATACTATGGCAGATTCGGCTTTAAGCCCGCTGCGAATTGGAACTTGATTGATGAATACGATGGGGGTGCTGCGTTCCAGGCGATCGCTTTGGATGCAACGGCTATTCCCGCGGAGGGCGGGCTTGTTAAGTACTCCCCGGAATTTTCCATTTTCGCGGCCTAA